One genomic segment of Impatiens glandulifera chromosome 6, dImpGla2.1, whole genome shotgun sequence includes these proteins:
- the LOC124943542 gene encoding agamous-like MADS-box protein AGL62, with translation MTKIQKESNIQVSLPKRRTRVFKKCCELTTLRGVQMLVMVFSLGKKVFTFGHQTVDEIINRFLGTHDSSSSTGISSETQQLVEDKPLSNVTEMNNQIMHVQEQLEIEKQRGKVIIQTLQAGREQRWWEGSIENMSYQQLEMIKRSLENMKALVSQNIYEVSNIFASSSSFNGGEGSFNGNIPEVGTMGDQSTPDVMDGDDPIFCGPTPSPTGPHLSGSGGYY, from the coding sequence ATGACTAAAATACAGAAGGAGAGTAACATTCAGGTGTCATTGCCAAAGAGAAGAACTAGAGTATTCAAGAAATGCTGTGAACTCACCACTCTCCGTGGAGTTCAGATGTTAGTTATGGTATTCTCTCTGGGTAAGAAAGTATTTACTTTTGGTCACCAAACTGTAGATGAGATTATAAATCGTTTTTTGGGTACTCATGACTCATCCTCTTCGACGGGGATTTCCAGTGAGACCCAACAACTTGTGGAGGATAAACCATTGTCAAATGTGACTGAAATGAATAATCAAATCATGCATGTTCAAGAGCAGTTGGAGATCGAAAAACAACGTGGAAAAGTAATAATTCAAACCTTACAAGCTGGGAGGGAACAAAGATGGTGGGAGGGATCTATAGAGAATATGTCATATCAACAACTTGAGATGATAAAAAGATCATTGGAGAATATGAAGGCCCTTGTTAGTCAGAATATATATGAagtttctaatatatttgcTTCTAGTAGCTCATTTAATGGTGGTGAAGGTAGTTTCAATGGTAATATCCCCGAAGTCGGCACCATGGGAGATCAAAGCACTCCAGATGTTATGGATGGCGATGATCCTATTTTTTGTGGTCCAACTCCAAGTCCAACGGGCCCTCATTTGAGTGGGAGCGGTGGATATTATTGA